The Pan troglodytes isolate AG18354 chromosome 8, NHGRI_mPanTro3-v2.0_pri, whole genome shotgun sequence genome window below encodes:
- the LOC473484 gene encoding procathepsin L, which translates to MIEQHNQEYSQGKHSFTMAMNAFGDMTNEEFRQVMNGFQHQKHRKGKQFQERLLLEIPTSVDWREKGYMTPVKDQGQCGSCWAFSATGALEGQMFWKTGKLISLNEQNLVDCSGPQGNEGCNGGFMDNPFRYVQENGGLDSEASYPYEGKVKTCRYNPKYSAANDTGFVDIPSREKDLAKAVATVGPISVAVGASHVSFQFYKKGIYFEPRCDPEGLDHAMLVVGYSYEGADSDNNKYWLVKNSWGKNWGMDGYIKMAKDRRNNCGIATAASYPTV; encoded by the exons ATGATTGAGCAGCACAATCAGGAATACAGCCAAGGGAAACACAGCTTCACAATGGCCATGAACGCCTTTGGAGACATG ACCAATGAAGAATTCAGGCAGGTGATGAATGGTTTTCAACACCAGAAGCACAGGAAGGGGAAACAGTTCCAGGAACGCCTGCTTCTTGAGATCCCCACATCTGtggactggagagagaaaggcTACATGACTCCTGTGAAGGATCAG gGTCAGTGTGGCTCTTGTTGGGCTTTTAGTGCAACTGGTGCTCTGGAAGGGCAGATGTTCTGGAAAACAGGCAAACTTATCTCACTGAATGAGCAGAATCTGGTAGACTGCTCTGGGCCTCAAGGCAATGAGGGCTGCAATGGTGGCTTCATGGATAATCCCTTCCGGTATGTTCAGGAGAACGGAGGCCTGGACTCTGAGGCATCCTATCCATATGAAGGAAAG GTTAAAACCTGTAGGTACAATCCCAAGTATTCTGCTGCTAATGACACTGGCTTTGTGGACATCCCTTCACGGGAGAAGGACCTGGCGAAGGCAGTGGCAACTGTGGGGCCCATCTCTGTTGCTGTTGGTGCAAGCCATGTCTCCTTCCAGTTCTATAAAAAAG GAATTTATTTTGAGCCACGCTGTGACCCTGAAGGCCTGGATCATGCTATGCTGGTGGTTGGCTACAGCTATGAAGGAGCAGACTCAGATAACAATAAATATTGGCTGGTGAAGAACAG CTGGGGTAAAAACTGGGGCATGGATGGCTACATAAAGATGGCCAAAGACCGGAGGAACAACTGTGGAATTGCCACAGCAGCCAGCTACCCCACTGTGTGA